Proteins encoded in a region of the Bacillus sp. T3 genome:
- a CDS encoding MASE3 domain-containing protein codes for MLPELVVEGMGTTALKNNLQYFTMFSQMMVILLVVVRSSSKEIFSSMLIYASAFLIISDYFFTAYKSVYDINNFIGHVFQLAGFYFLQRAVYHTAVIEPFQKKAEAENRLIQNKNYLQTITSNMGEGLIVMDVTGNVTYMNLEAERILQWSHQELFGKKFHDIVHNKLEGVNNLFCKFPNEDTNSKMIVFQETDDVFTRKTWREISSILCGNTII; via the coding sequence TTGTTACCTGAACTAGTGGTTGAAGGAATGGGAACGACTGCATTAAAGAATAACCTCCAATATTTTACGATGTTCAGCCAAATGATGGTCATTCTTTTGGTTGTCGTCCGCTCTTCGTCGAAGGAAATTTTTAGTTCGATGCTGATTTACGCATCCGCATTCTTGATCATTTCTGATTATTTTTTCACAGCTTATAAAAGTGTTTACGATATTAATAATTTTATTGGGCATGTGTTTCAGCTTGCTGGCTTTTATTTTTTACAAAGAGCTGTTTATCATACAGCTGTAATTGAACCGTTTCAGAAAAAGGCAGAAGCAGAAAATCGTTTAATTCAAAACAAAAATTATTTACAAACGATTACGTCGAATATGGGTGAAGGCCTTATAGTTATGGATGTCACTGGAAATGTTACTTATATGAATCTGGAAGCAGAGCGAATCCTCCAATGGTCCCATCAAGAACTTTTCGGAAAGAAGTTTCATGATATTGTCCATAACAAATTAGAAGGGGTAAACAACCTTTTTTGCAAATTTCCAAATGAAGATACAAATTCAAAAATGATCGTTTTTCAGGAAACGGACGATGTGTTTACGAGAAAAACCTGGAGAGAAATTTCCAGTATCCTATGTGGTAACACCATTATATGA
- a CDS encoding sigma-54-dependent Fis family transcriptional regulator: protein MISIFSTQDIPNKTKELTALWERYVTKSWETGEEINQLRKNVLDSWRRCQTTGVNPQQMLAKPILSEYDLKLLWTESELFKNAKPIIDDFFYKMKGTGYLITLANHEGCIIYLKGEPDVMREAERMNFSLGMDWSEASAGTNAIGTSIVTKKPIQIFSAEHFCQGCHPWTCSSAPITHPFTKEIIGAIDLTGFWGNAQPHTLGLAVSLSQLIQHELAKNYLQPNYSLIGKGQHQVSKTFYRNKLNEEPWQEVIGTSEILVNSLSKCNKAAPSNVPVLLLGESGTGKEKIAQAIHKSSLRSTQPFLAINCGAIQKELIGSELFGYEKGAFTGASNTWKKGKFEEANGGTLFLDEIGEMPLDLQVHLLRVLQEKEVTRLGSSHPISVNVRIIAATNKNLFDLCKQGQFREDLLFRLNVVTVNIPPLRERLDDLQQLSDHFLDLFSQKYLKEKLSISEEISKFFYEYHWPGNIRELQNVLEHAVLFCEEDEIRLADLPHYILEQEMNSLAASSKEILTPIDSEERKLLIRLLDETGWNLSAVAKKMNIARSTLYRKLKKYQLNQQKQTLCMP, encoded by the coding sequence ATGATTTCAATCTTTTCAACCCAAGATATACCCAATAAAACAAAGGAACTAACTGCTTTATGGGAAAGATATGTAACAAAATCGTGGGAAACAGGAGAAGAAATTAATCAATTAAGAAAAAATGTATTAGATTCTTGGAGGCGATGTCAAACCACCGGAGTCAATCCTCAACAAATGCTGGCAAAACCGATTTTATCGGAATATGATCTTAAACTTTTATGGACAGAATCTGAACTCTTCAAAAATGCAAAGCCCATCATCGATGATTTCTTCTACAAAATGAAGGGAACAGGCTACCTCATTACTCTAGCTAACCATGAGGGGTGCATTATTTATTTAAAAGGCGAGCCCGATGTTATGCGCGAGGCAGAAAGAATGAACTTCTCACTTGGAATGGATTGGAGTGAAGCAAGTGCTGGTACAAATGCAATTGGGACAAGTATCGTCACCAAAAAGCCAATTCAAATCTTCTCAGCAGAACATTTTTGCCAAGGCTGTCATCCATGGACTTGCTCCTCTGCTCCGATTACTCATCCATTTACAAAAGAAATTATTGGAGCCATTGATTTAACTGGATTTTGGGGAAATGCACAACCACATACTCTAGGCCTCGCTGTTTCCCTTTCACAATTGATACAACACGAGCTAGCCAAGAATTATTTGCAGCCCAACTACTCTTTAATCGGTAAAGGGCAGCATCAAGTTAGCAAGACATTTTACCGGAACAAACTAAATGAGGAACCTTGGCAAGAAGTAATTGGTACATCCGAAATATTAGTAAATTCATTATCTAAATGCAATAAAGCCGCTCCCTCTAATGTCCCTGTTTTACTTTTAGGGGAAAGTGGGACCGGAAAAGAAAAGATCGCACAAGCGATTCATAAATCGAGCTTACGCAGCACTCAACCCTTTTTGGCCATTAACTGTGGAGCAATACAAAAAGAATTGATTGGTAGTGAATTATTTGGTTATGAAAAAGGAGCTTTCACTGGTGCTTCGAATACCTGGAAAAAAGGGAAGTTTGAGGAGGCAAATGGCGGTACATTATTTTTAGATGAAATTGGTGAAATGCCATTAGACCTACAGGTGCACCTGCTAAGAGTATTACAAGAAAAAGAGGTAACGAGATTAGGTTCATCCCACCCGATCTCAGTCAATGTGAGAATTATTGCCGCTACTAATAAAAATTTGTTTGACCTTTGTAAACAGGGACAATTCCGGGAGGATTTGTTGTTCCGTCTTAATGTGGTGACAGTCAATATCCCTCCTTTACGAGAACGATTAGACGATCTACAGCAATTATCAGATCACTTCTTAGATTTATTTTCACAAAAATATTTAAAAGAAAAACTATCGATTTCAGAAGAAATAAGTAAATTTTTCTATGAATATCATTGGCCCGGAAACATTAGGGAACTACAAAACGTTCTTGAACATGCGGTGTTATTTTGTGAAGAAGATGAAATTAGATTAGCCGACCTTCCCCATTATATATTGGAGCAAGAAATGAACTCGCTTGCTGCTTCAAGTAAAGAAATCCTAACGCCAATTGATTCAGAGGAACGCAAACTACTCATTCGTTTATTAGACGAAACAGGCTGGAATTTATCTGCCGTGGCAAAAAAGATGAACATTGCCCGTTCGACCCTTTATCGTAAATTAAAGAAATATCAATTAAACCAACAAAAACAAACATTGTGTATGCCCTAA
- a CDS encoding YitT family protein → MGGTVLVAISLQLFLVKNNIIDGGIVGIAIILTKFFRVNIGILLLILNTPFLFIGFYFLGLRFLLLSLYASFSLSIGTFILEPQPAITDDPVIIVLIGGFLLGLGVGTIIRFGGSLDGTEIMAILISKRTPFSIGQSVMIFNFFIFGCSIFVFGLKEAFFSLATFFIAYRTIDFSIKHK, encoded by the coding sequence TTGGGAGGTACGGTACTAGTTGCGATTTCACTACAATTATTTTTAGTGAAAAATAATATCATAGATGGGGGCATTGTCGGCATCGCTATTATCCTCACTAAGTTTTTTCGCGTGAACATCGGAATTTTGCTGTTAATTTTAAATACACCATTTTTATTCATAGGATTCTATTTTCTCGGATTAAGATTTTTGCTGCTTAGTCTATATGCGAGTTTTTCATTATCAATTGGAACCTTTATCCTTGAACCTCAACCTGCCATTACAGATGATCCTGTAATAATTGTCCTAATTGGAGGTTTTTTATTAGGATTGGGTGTAGGCACGATTATTCGTTTCGGGGGATCACTTGATGGAACGGAGATTATGGCAATTCTAATTAGTAAACGTACTCCTTTTTCAATTGGACAGTCCGTTATGATTTTTAATTTCTTTATTTTTGGTTGTTCAATCTTTGTTTTCGGTTTGAAGGAAGCTTTCTTTTCGTTAGCAACTTTTTTCATTGCCTATCGAACCATTGATTTTTCAATTAAGCATAAATAA
- a CDS encoding YwbE family protein: MGGQNRSNISPGTQVKIVLKADQKSGKLTNGVVKDILTNSSFHPHGIKVRLLDGQVGRVKEILSN; this comes from the coding sequence ATGGGAGGACAAAATCGTAGTAACATCTCTCCAGGTACTCAGGTCAAGATTGTCCTTAAGGCGGATCAAAAATCCGGAAAACTGACAAATGGGGTTGTAAAAGACATCCTCACAAACTCTAGCTTTCACCCACACGGGATCAAGGTTAGGCTTCTCGATGGACAGGTTGGTAGGGTCAAAGAAATACTTAGTAATTAA
- a CDS encoding sporulation protein, with the protein MILRKYMSLMGIGSAQVDLIIDKNRYRRAEMVNGRIHIIGGTVEQQIKRIECDFVKTNPILETEEIIDSVTILTKQQIDSGERSHFEFHFQLSEDLERTSQTSSYHFKTKLIFNEGVKSLDHDPIFIVD; encoded by the coding sequence ATGATTTTAAGAAAATACATGTCTTTAATGGGAATTGGTTCTGCTCAGGTCGACTTAATCATAGATAAAAATAGATATAGACGAGCTGAAATGGTGAATGGTCGAATTCATATTATCGGCGGAACGGTTGAACAACAAATCAAAAGAATTGAGTGTGATTTCGTCAAAACAAATCCGATTTTAGAAACGGAAGAAATAATTGATTCTGTGACAATATTAACGAAACAGCAAATTGATTCTGGAGAGAGGAGTCATTTTGAATTTCACTTTCAGCTTTCGGAGGATTTAGAAAGGACGTCACAAACAAGCTCATATCATTTTAAAACAAAGCTTATTTTTAATGAGGGTGTGAAAAGTCTGGATCACGATCCAATCTTTATCGTCGATTAA
- a CDS encoding MASE3 domain-containing protein: MKNFQNISKEQGIVVAGSFVLLLAALFFRESLYGIFGEQNYLTIHLIMEIFIVSLALTIAIQSWVVFPHSLSRYRLWIGALFFSVWILELAHAIAYKGMPYFLSESSSYKATWLFIATRLTEVVGMMLIVVTRDNYVASNRRFISYSSTFFTPLFGYSSYFIQLNCYLN, from the coding sequence GTGAAAAATTTTCAAAACATTTCGAAAGAACAAGGGATAGTGGTCGCAGGTTCATTTGTATTGCTTCTTGCAGCCCTTTTTTTTCGTGAATCATTATATGGGATTTTTGGAGAACAGAACTACTTAACGATTCATTTGATTATGGAGATTTTTATCGTGTCGCTGGCTCTAACGATTGCAATCCAATCTTGGGTCGTATTTCCTCACAGCTTATCACGTTATCGTTTATGGATTGGGGCGCTATTCTTCTCCGTTTGGATATTGGAATTAGCTCATGCCATCGCCTATAAAGGAATGCCCTATTTCTTGTCAGAAAGTTCCTCATATAAAGCAACGTGGTTGTTTATAGCAACTCGTTTGACTGAAGTGGTGGGGATGATGTTAATCGTAGTAACTAGAGATAATTATGTAGCTTCAAATAGAAGATTTATTTCTTATAGCTCCACTTTTTTTACACCATTGTTTGGTTACTCATCATATTTTATCCAACTAAATTGTTACCTGAACTAG
- a CDS encoding hydantoinase/oxoprolinase family protein — MEKTSARKAQILAIDAGGTMTDTFIIDDNGDFVVGKAQSTPEDESIGLLNSARDALTYWDTTVEAEFPKLLAGVYSGTAMLNRLVSRNGRKVGLIVNKGMEDFHRMGRAIQAYLGYSYSDRLHLNTHRYDPPLVPRERTRGVTERVDIFGNVVIPLYEHEVEGAVQELLDQDVEAIVISLLHSYKYPAHERKIRDIAKETMKKAGKDVPIFASVDYYPVRKESHRTNTTIIEAYAADPSRETLLKINDMLQDHGSTFDLRVMASHGGTISTQANELARTLVSGPIGGVVGAKYLGEALGIPNIACSDIGGTSFDMALITQGDLSINSSPDMARLVLSLPLVAMDTVGAGAGSYVRIDPNFKSLTLGPDSAGSKVGVCYPEGGVTTVTVSDCHVVLGLINPDNFLGGEVKLDPKRAYEAVKTQIAEPLGLSVEDAAYGVIDLLESQLRNYLESMILGKGYSPSQYVCFSYGGGGPLHTAGYTKGLGFEDVLVPAWAAGFSAFGCGAADFEYRYDKTLDINVDDRAGDDVKLKAGIELQDAWDELMEKVAAEFEKNKFDRKDVDFRLYFRMQYQGQLNDLEIEAPIQSLKSVSDFEALVEAFEETYTRVYAKAAKSPELGYSITGAIIRGIVEVAKPRIPKEPLLGEKPTGDAFLGRRNVYWKGEWIKANIWEMEKINPGNKIGAFSILESPATTFVIPPGFEAYLDERRIFHLKEL; from the coding sequence ATGGAAAAAACGTCAGCTAGGAAAGCACAAATTCTTGCAATTGATGCAGGGGGAACGATGACCGACACATTCATTATTGATGATAATGGTGATTTCGTTGTTGGAAAAGCACAATCAACTCCTGAGGATGAATCAATTGGGCTATTAAACTCAGCAAGAGACGCACTAACCTATTGGGATACGACAGTTGAAGCAGAATTTCCAAAACTTTTAGCAGGTGTCTATTCAGGAACAGCGATGCTGAACCGGCTTGTTTCAAGAAATGGACGCAAGGTTGGTTTAATTGTAAATAAAGGGATGGAAGACTTTCATCGCATGGGCCGTGCCATTCAAGCTTACCTAGGTTATTCCTATTCAGACCGATTACACTTAAACACACATCGCTATGATCCACCTCTTGTGCCACGTGAACGGACAAGGGGTGTTACAGAGCGCGTTGATATTTTTGGTAACGTAGTAATCCCATTATATGAGCATGAAGTAGAAGGAGCGGTACAGGAACTGTTAGACCAGGACGTCGAAGCAATTGTTATCAGCCTCCTTCATTCTTACAAATATCCAGCACATGAACGGAAAATAAGAGATATTGCAAAAGAAACGATGAAGAAAGCTGGCAAGGATGTTCCGATTTTTGCATCCGTTGATTATTATCCTGTTAGAAAAGAATCACATCGAACAAACACGACAATTATTGAAGCGTATGCAGCAGATCCTTCACGTGAAACATTACTAAAAATCAATGATATGCTCCAGGACCATGGTTCCACCTTTGACCTGCGTGTTATGGCAAGCCATGGTGGAACGATCAGTACTCAAGCAAATGAGCTGGCAAGAACGCTTGTATCGGGACCAATTGGTGGCGTTGTAGGGGCGAAATATCTTGGGGAAGCATTAGGAATTCCAAATATAGCCTGTTCAGATATCGGCGGAACAAGCTTTGATATGGCGTTAATTACTCAAGGTGACTTAAGTATTAACTCAAGTCCAGATATGGCGAGATTAGTATTATCGCTCCCGCTTGTCGCGATGGATACGGTTGGAGCTGGTGCTGGTAGCTATGTTCGCATCGATCCGAATTTCAAATCTCTTACTCTAGGACCAGATAGTGCGGGTTCAAAGGTTGGAGTCTGTTATCCGGAAGGTGGAGTTACGACTGTAACCGTATCAGATTGTCACGTTGTCTTAGGATTAATCAATCCAGATAACTTCCTCGGTGGTGAAGTAAAGCTTGATCCGAAGCGTGCCTATGAAGCTGTCAAAACCCAAATTGCTGAACCATTAGGTTTAAGTGTAGAGGATGCTGCCTATGGTGTCATTGATTTACTAGAATCACAGTTACGAAATTACTTAGAATCAATGATTTTGGGCAAAGGATATTCACCATCTCAATATGTTTGCTTTTCATATGGCGGCGGTGGACCACTTCATACTGCAGGCTACACAAAAGGACTAGGCTTTGAGGATGTGCTCGTTCCAGCATGGGCAGCTGGTTTCTCGGCATTTGGTTGTGGGGCAGCTGACTTTGAATATCGTTACGACAAAACCCTCGATATCAATGTCGATGACAGAGCAGGGGATGACGTTAAGTTAAAAGCTGGAATTGAATTACAGGATGCTTGGGATGAATTAATGGAAAAAGTGGCAGCAGAATTTGAAAAGAATAAATTTGACCGTAAAGATGTAGACTTCCGTCTTTACTTCCGTATGCAGTACCAAGGCCAGCTAAATGACCTAGAAATTGAAGCACCTATTCAATCGCTTAAGAGCGTTAGCGACTTCGAGGCACTTGTTGAAGCCTTTGAAGAAACGTATACGAGGGTTTATGCGAAGGCGGCGAAATCACCTGAGCTTGGTTACAGTATTACAGGGGCGATTATCCGTGGAATTGTTGAGGTAGCCAAACCGAGAATACCGAAGGAGCCATTATTAGGAGAAAAACCTACTGGAGATGCCTTCCTGGGTCGACGAAATGTTTACTGGAAGGGCGAGTGGATCAAGGCCAATATTTGGGAAATGGAAAAAATTAATCCTGGCAATAAAATCGGTGCATTTTCGATCTTGGAATCACCGGCAACTACCTTTGTCATCCCACCAGGTTTTGAAGCGTATTTAGACGAGCGCCGTATTTTCCATTTGAAAGAACTTTAA
- a CDS encoding DedA family protein gives MQTWITDFMGQFGYVGIFLLMCLENVFPPIPSELILPFGGFMTTYSDLSVIGVILAATGGSIAGAIVLYGVGLLLDVERLLKIIDRWGKYLHVKQEDILKADAWFDKHGYWTVLFCRMIPFIRSMISIPAGMSNMKLLIFLFFTTVGTLIWNSLLVGAGALLGNSWEKVLDFMGVYANIIYIIFFVVALVLLVYFILKKRDKK, from the coding sequence ATGCAAACTTGGATTACTGATTTTATGGGGCAATTTGGTTATGTAGGTATTTTTTTGCTGATGTGTTTAGAAAATGTATTTCCGCCAATACCATCTGAGTTAATTTTACCTTTTGGAGGATTTATGACGACCTATTCTGACTTAAGTGTAATAGGGGTCATATTAGCTGCAACAGGGGGCTCGATAGCTGGTGCAATTGTTTTGTACGGAGTTGGACTGCTGCTTGATGTGGAACGGTTGTTAAAAATTATTGACCGCTGGGGGAAATATCTTCATGTAAAACAGGAGGATATTTTAAAAGCAGATGCCTGGTTTGACAAACATGGCTATTGGACAGTTTTGTTTTGTAGAATGATTCCTTTTATTAGAAGTATGATATCGATTCCAGCAGGGATGTCGAATATGAAGCTTCTTATCTTTTTGTTTTTCACAACAGTGGGAACACTAATTTGGAATTCGCTACTTGTTGGCGCAGGTGCGTTGCTTGGGAATTCGTGGGAAAAGGTCCTCGATTTTATGGGAGTTTACGCAAATATCATCTATATCATTTTTTTCGTAGTGGCATTGGTTTTACTTGTTTATTTTATATTGAAAAAAAGGGATAAAAAATAA
- a CDS encoding CarD family transcriptional regulator yields MFKIGDNIVYPMHGAGVIEAIEEKEVLGETQKYYVIKMPINNMNVLIPMGKVERSRIRMVVDIPILDEVLDVFYHGESDLSLTWKDRYRINMEKLKTGDILEGAEVVRDLMRINKEKTLNSSERQMLDSARKIFVSELGLVKGLDEIQAMDMLSENIPS; encoded by the coding sequence CTGTTTAAAATCGGCGATAACATTGTATATCCAATGCATGGAGCAGGAGTCATTGAGGCCATTGAAGAAAAGGAAGTACTCGGAGAAACTCAGAAGTATTATGTCATTAAAATGCCTATCAATAACATGAATGTATTGATACCAATGGGAAAGGTTGAACGTTCGCGCATACGGATGGTTGTTGATATCCCAATCCTTGATGAGGTATTAGATGTTTTTTACCACGGAGAATCGGATCTATCGCTTACATGGAAAGACAGATATAGAATCAACATGGAGAAATTAAAAACGGGTGATATTCTTGAAGGTGCTGAGGTTGTCCGGGATCTTATGCGAATTAACAAAGAAAAGACCTTGAATTCAAGCGAAAGACAGATGCTTGATAGCGCTAGAAAAATTTTCGTTAGCGAACTAGGATTAGTAAAAGGACTCGATGAAATTCAAGCGATGGATATGTTGAGTGAAAACATTCCTTCATAA
- a CDS encoding DEAD/DEAH box helicase, with translation MPDFLSMGISEELVKKLTENGVVVPTPIQEQAIPFVMDGKDIIAQAQTGTGKTFAFILPILEKMDLNAEHIQALIVTPTRELALQITAEVKKLINDNDEIDVLAVYGGQDVEKQLNKLKKNIQIVVGTPGRLLDHIRRGTVDFSKLNTLVLDEADQMLHIGFLDEVEEIIKETPNSRQTLVFSATMPPEIQKLARTYMRNPQTIQVEKTQGPAQTVKQMAIFTIDRAKQATLIELIETHRPFLAVIFCRTKRRVSKLYDALRAHGFKCDELHGDLTQAKREQVMKRFRDAEIQLLIATDVAARGLDIEGVTHVYNYDIPQDAESYIHRIGRTGRAGMTGLAITLYASKDRPALDLIEEELNITIKKQNIGNMIKAENEGNETEDKPESTSTKKKTKGGRKAATASSKLGKKPGKNRAAAKDGKGEGRPFSRKNNSDELGRKEKKFDNKTPKGRKTREDHFQSAEPGRSKKTAGTFDKTKGSRDGEERRFEKAKGSRDGEQRRFEKAKGPRDGEQRRFEKAKGPRDGEQRQFEKAKGPRDGEQRRFEKSKGSRDGEQRRFEKTKGSRDGEQRRFEKAKGSRDGEQRQFEKSKGSRDGEQRRFEKTKGSRDGEQRQFEKPKASRNSNQRRFEKSSDTVRGATKIGSTRKGGASKRKSR, from the coding sequence TTGCCTGATTTTTTATCAATGGGTATTTCTGAAGAATTAGTAAAAAAATTAACGGAAAATGGAGTGGTGGTTCCAACTCCAATACAAGAACAAGCAATCCCATTCGTTATGGATGGAAAAGATATTATTGCTCAAGCGCAAACAGGAACGGGTAAAACGTTCGCATTTATTTTGCCGATTTTAGAAAAAATGGATCTAAATGCAGAGCATATTCAAGCATTGATCGTGACTCCGACAAGAGAATTAGCTCTGCAAATTACAGCAGAAGTGAAAAAGCTTATCAACGATAACGATGAAATCGATGTTTTGGCTGTATATGGTGGTCAGGATGTTGAAAAACAGTTAAATAAATTAAAGAAAAATATTCAAATTGTCGTCGGCACACCTGGTCGATTATTAGATCATATTCGGAGAGGTACAGTTGATTTCTCTAAATTAAATACACTTGTCCTAGATGAAGCAGATCAAATGCTTCATATTGGATTCTTAGATGAAGTGGAGGAAATCATTAAGGAAACACCGAATAGTCGACAAACGCTTGTTTTTTCAGCGACGATGCCACCGGAAATTCAGAAATTAGCTCGTACGTACATGCGTAATCCTCAAACTATTCAGGTGGAAAAAACTCAAGGGCCTGCACAAACAGTGAAACAAATGGCGATTTTTACAATTGATCGAGCTAAGCAAGCGACACTTATTGAGTTAATTGAAACACATCGGCCGTTTTTAGCAGTAATCTTTTGCCGGACAAAGCGTCGGGTCAGCAAACTTTATGATGCTCTACGTGCTCATGGCTTTAAATGTGATGAGCTTCATGGCGACCTAACTCAGGCGAAACGGGAACAGGTCATGAAAAGATTTCGAGATGCTGAGATTCAGTTGCTGATTGCCACCGATGTAGCTGCTAGAGGCTTAGATATTGAAGGTGTTACACATGTGTATAATTACGATATTCCACAAGACGCCGAAAGCTACATCCATCGGATTGGTCGAACAGGTAGAGCTGGGATGACTGGTCTAGCTATTACGTTGTATGCTTCCAAAGATCGTCCAGCTCTTGACTTAATTGAAGAAGAACTGAATATTACGATTAAAAAGCAAAATATAGGTAACATGATAAAAGCTGAAAATGAAGGAAATGAAACTGAGGATAAACCAGAATCAACTTCCACAAAAAAGAAAACCAAAGGTGGTCGAAAGGCAGCAACAGCATCAAGTAAACTTGGGAAAAAACCAGGGAAAAATCGTGCAGCTGCAAAAGATGGAAAAGGCGAAGGTCGCCCTTTTTCTCGAAAAAATAATAGCGATGAACTAGGCCGAAAAGAGAAAAAGTTTGATAATAAGACTCCTAAAGGAAGAAAGACAAGGGAAGACCATTTTCAATCGGCAGAACCTGGTCGTTCGAAGAAAACAGCTGGTACGTTTGATAAAACAAAAGGTTCAAGAGATGGCGAGGAACGTCGGTTTGAAAAAGCAAAAGGTTCAAGAGATGGCGAGCAACGTCGGTTTGAAAAAGCAAAAGGTCCAAGAGATGGCGAGCAACGTCGGTTTGAAAAAGCAAAAGGTCCAAGAGATGGCGAGCAACGTCAATTTGAAAAAGCAAAAGGTCCAAGAGATGGCGAGCAGCGTCGATTTGAAAAATCAAAAGGTTCAAGAGATGGCGAGCAACGTCGATTTGAAAAAACAAAAGGCTCAAGAGATGGCGAGCAGCGTCGATTTGAAAAAGCAAAAGGCTCAAGAGATGGCGAGCAGCGTCAGTTTGAAAAATCAAAAGGTTCAAGAGATGGCGAGCAGCGTCGCTTTGAAAAAACAAAAGGTTCAAGAGATGGCGAGCAACGTCAATTTGAAAAGCCAAAAGCTTCAAGAAATAGTAATCAGCGTCGCTTTGAGAAATCATCTGATACTGTCCGTGGTGCTACCAAAATAGGTTCCACTAGAAAAGGTGGAGCTTCAAAAAGAAAGTCACGGTAA
- a CDS encoding ACT domain-containing protein, with amino-acid sequence MNQRRAVVSVIGKDQVGIIAKVTNILADNSINILDISQTILQDFFTMMMLVDVSNKENLDQLQKQFDEVSAELGLKINIQLEEIFQAMHRI; translated from the coding sequence ATGAACCAAAGACGAGCAGTTGTAAGTGTAATTGGAAAGGACCAAGTGGGAATTATTGCAAAGGTGACCAACATATTGGCTGATAACAGTATTAATATTTTGGATATTAGTCAGACTATTTTACAGGACTTCTTTACAATGATGATGCTAGTAGACGTATCGAATAAAGAGAATCTTGACCAATTACAGAAGCAATTTGATGAAGTAAGTGCTGAGTTAGGTCTAAAAATAAACATCCAGCTTGAGGAAATTTTCCAAGCCATGCACCGGATATAG
- a CDS encoding DUF6254 family protein, producing MSQSKHEKERLWRVKKEDQHPHGKVKSFEQLAEGKGNDIKNK from the coding sequence ATGAGCCAATCTAAGCATGAAAAAGAGCGGTTGTGGCGCGTAAAAAAAGAAGATCAACACCCTCATGGAAAAGTTAAGTCATTTGAACAGTTAGCAGAAGGTAAAGGAAATGATATCAAAAATAAATAA
- a CDS encoding acetone carboxylase subunit gamma has protein sequence MTQYDRKTIEELIDGTIDFYKLKEMLSTFKDHDRFDKYISILQERVSWKDPILLPAGLHLYYVLKPGGERVVKCDCGHEFCSADDNWKLHALINVRDTPEKLGELYPKMLAPDPEWQVIREYYCPECASQLEVEAVTPWYPILKDFEPDIDAFYEEWLKKPLPL, from the coding sequence ATGACACAATATGATCGCAAAACGATTGAAGAATTAATTGATGGAACGATTGATTTTTACAAACTAAAGGAAATGCTCTCAACCTTTAAAGATCATGATCGATTTGACAAATACATCAGTATCCTTCAAGAACGGGTTTCGTGGAAGGATCCGATTTTGTTACCAGCAGGGCTCCATTTATATTACGTATTAAAGCCTGGAGGAGAGCGCGTCGTCAAATGCGATTGTGGTCATGAGTTTTGTTCTGCAGACGATAATTGGAAGCTCCATGCGTTAATTAATGTACGTGATACTCCAGAAAAATTAGGTGAACTCTACCCGAAAATGCTTGCGCCAGACCCAGAGTGGCAGGTCATCCGTGAATATTACTGCCCGGAATGTGCATCACAGCTTGAGGTTGAAGCCGTTACACCGTGGTATCCAATTTTGAAAGACTTTGAGCCGGACATCGATGCATTTTATGAGGAGTGGTTGAAAAAGCCATTGCCTTTGTAA
- a CDS encoding N-acetyltransferase, with the protein MVEIRKAKISDIETIHNLIIGYAEQKVLLPRTRESLYQNIQAMFVAVIEGEIVGCASLTIFDQHLAEIRSLVVDPNMGKRGIGKLLVDQIIEEAKRIEIERLISLTYQVEFFQKCGFEVTVKDNMPQKVWSDCINCPKMPSCDEIAMVYFIKN; encoded by the coding sequence ATGGTGGAGATTAGGAAGGCAAAGATTTCTGATATAGAGACAATACATAACCTAATAATTGGTTATGCAGAACAAAAGGTTTTATTACCAAGAACGAGAGAATCGCTTTATCAAAATATCCAAGCGATGTTTGTTGCTGTTATAGAAGGGGAAATTGTTGGGTGCGCAAGTTTAACGATTTTTGATCAACATTTAGCTGAGATTCGATCATTAGTCGTTGACCCAAACATGGGAAAGCGCGGGATTGGTAAACTCCTCGTAGATCAAATTATTGAAGAAGCAAAACGGATTGAAATTGAAAGATTGATTTCTCTAACGTACCAGGTGGAATTTTTCCAAAAATGTGGTTTTGAGGTTACGGTAAAGGATAACATGCCTCAAAAGGTATGGAGTGATTGTATCAATTGTCCAAAAATGCCTAGCTGTGATGAAATTGCGATGGTCTATTTTATAAAAAATTAA